In a single window of the Bacteroidota bacterium genome:
- a CDS encoding aspartate 1-decarboxylase: MQVQVLKSKIHHVKVVQADLNYIGSITIDEDLMDAANIIEGEKVHIVNLNNGERLETYVIKAPRNSGMVCLNGPAARKVAVGDIVIVISYALMDFEEAKKFKPTIIFPDSEKNRLIK, encoded by the coding sequence ATGCAAGTACAGGTTTTAAAATCAAAAATACATCACGTAAAAGTTGTGCAGGCAGATCTTAATTACATTGGTAGTATTACCATTGATGAGGATTTAATGGATGCTGCCAATATTATTGAAGGCGAAAAAGTACATATTGTAAACCTAAACAATGGCGAGCGTTTGGAAACATATGTTATAAAAGCCCCACGTAATTCAGGAATGGTATGTTTAAACGGTCCTGCCGCAAGAAAGGTAGCTGTTGGGGATATTGTTATTGTAATTTCCTATGCATTAATGGATTTTGAAGAAGCAAAAAAATTCAAACCAACAATTATTTTTCCTGATAGCGAGAAAAACCGGTTAATTAAATAA
- a CDS encoding DoxX family membrane protein, protein MNTFEQIVGWGDKHHPAWVDLFRVALGIMLIVKGIQPLISPENISIVSGGISQNFLSIAILHYIVLTHVVGGIMVALGLSIRIPLLLTFPILILAIVFAGVPEMGIFYHYAHVLVSIALLLANIAFLIYGSGAYSLDNFMRKHPNS, encoded by the coding sequence ATGAACACATTTGAACAAATAGTCGGTTGGGGTGATAAACATCATCCTGCCTGGGTTGACCTTTTTAGAGTAGCATTGGGAATAATGTTAATTGTAAAAGGAATACAGCCTTTAATATCACCAGAAAATATAAGCATTGTTTCTGGAGGAATCAGCCAGAATTTTTTAAGTATCGCCATTTTGCACTATATAGTTTTAACCCATGTGGTAGGAGGAATAATGGTTGCCCTTGGCCTGTCAATAAGAATTCCCTTACTGCTTACGTTTCCAATACTTATTCTGGCAATTGTTTTTGCGGGAGTTCCTGAAATGGGAATTTTTTATCACTATGCACATGTTCTGGTTTCTATAGCTCTTTTATTAGCAAATATTGCTTTTCTGATTTATGGTTCAGGAGCTTATTCTTTGGACAATTTCATGCGCAAACATCCCAATAGTTAA
- a CDS encoding amidohydrolase: MPEELKISLVQTDLHWENPEKNLLMLSELIAMDKANVDLIVLPEMFNTGFTMKSALFAEEMNGNTMQWMRNTANEKNCVITGSLIIKENENYYNRLIWMQPNGDFHSYDKRHLFRMAGENDNFTAGRERLIVHLKGWKICPLICYDLRFPVWSRNKNDYDLLIYIANWPEKRSYAWKNLLIARGIENIAYVAAVNRVGADDSEMMYSGDSSILDFTGNYIASSIPYKTEVITIELSFEELEVFRQNFPAHLDADEFEIKL, encoded by the coding sequence ATGCCAGAAGAACTTAAAATATCGCTTGTTCAAACCGATTTACATTGGGAAAATCCAGAAAAAAATCTGCTCATGCTTTCTGAATTAATAGCAATGGATAAAGCAAATGTAGACTTGATTGTTTTACCTGAAATGTTTAACACTGGCTTTACAATGAAATCAGCTTTATTTGCAGAGGAGATGAATGGAAACACTATGCAATGGATGAGAAATACCGCCAATGAAAAAAATTGTGTTATTACAGGGAGCTTAATCATAAAAGAAAATGAAAATTATTACAATCGCCTTATTTGGATGCAGCCAAATGGGGATTTTCATAGCTATGATAAGAGGCATTTATTTAGAATGGCAGGAGAGAACGATAATTTTACAGCAGGAAGGGAAAGGCTTATAGTTCATTTAAAGGGTTGGAAAATTTGTCCTTTAATCTGTTATGACCTTAGGTTTCCTGTTTGGAGCCGTAATAAAAATGATTACGACCTGCTTATTTACATTGCCAATTGGCCGGAAAAGCGAAGTTATGCATGGAAAAATTTATTAATTGCAAGAGGCATTGAAAACATTGCTTATGTAGCAGCTGTAAACAGGGTAGGTGCTGATGATTCTGAAATGATGTATTCAGGAGATTCTTCCATTTTGGATTTTACTGGTAATTACATTGCCTCCTCCATTCCATACAAGACGGAAGTTATAACAATTGAATTGTCATTTGAAGAATTAGAAGTATTTCGTCAAAATTTCCCTGCACACCTTGATGCAGATGAGTTTGAAATAAAACTTTAA
- a CDS encoding pantoate--beta-alanine ligase: MNVVNNITALNHILEDFRLKNLKIGFVPTMGALHQGHASLITKALKENEVVVCSIFVNPKQFNDKDDLINYPRTPEADIILLENLGCQILFAPSVEEMYPFEITGKEKPAYDLGGLDKIMEGFYRPGHFQGVALVVHRLFELVRPQRAYFGTKDYQQVAIIRKLTSDLQLPIEIISCPTLRDSDGVAMSSRNKNLSPKARKMAAHIPRILNLAREKAGLLSVNELKHWVENEINKTNFLTLDYFELADAQSLTPLQKLNPKGNNVGCIAVFAQKVRLIDNIIL, from the coding sequence ATGAATGTTGTTAACAACATAACCGCCTTAAATCACATTCTTGAAGATTTTCGTTTGAAAAATCTAAAAATTGGTTTTGTACCAACTATGGGAGCTCTTCATCAAGGACATGCCTCATTGATAACAAAAGCGCTTAAGGAAAACGAAGTGGTTGTTTGCAGTATTTTCGTAAACCCCAAACAATTCAATGATAAGGATGATTTAATTAATTATCCAAGAACGCCTGAAGCAGATATTATATTACTTGAGAATTTAGGTTGTCAAATCCTTTTTGCCCCTTCAGTGGAAGAAATGTATCCTTTTGAAATCACAGGGAAAGAAAAGCCGGCTTATGATTTGGGTGGGTTGGATAAAATAATGGAAGGATTTTACCGTCCTGGCCATTTTCAGGGAGTGGCCTTGGTTGTTCACCGTTTATTTGAATTGGTAAGACCTCAAAGGGCATATTTTGGAACTAAAGATTACCAGCAAGTGGCAATAATCCGAAAATTAACTTCTGATTTACAGTTACCAATAGAAATAATTTCTTGCCCCACTTTAAGGGATTCCGATGGCGTAGCTATGAGTTCAAGGAATAAAAATTTAAGTCCGAAAGCCCGTAAAATGGCTGCCCATATTCCAAGAATACTTAATCTTGCAAGGGAGAAGGCCGGTTTACTTAGTGTTAATGAATTAAAGCATTGGGTTGAGAACGAAATTAATAAAACAAATTTCTTAACCCTTGATTATTTCGAGCTTGCAGATGCCCAATCTCTAACACCCTTGCAAAAATTGAATCCCAAAGGCAATAATGTTGGCTGTATTGCCGTATTTGCTCAAAAGGTGAGATTAATTGATAATATTATCTTATAA
- a CDS encoding peptidylprolyl isomerase, whose product MVVEDKKVVSVSYELSVKEDDAETLIEKTEENNPFVFLFGAGGLLEAFEGNLKGLKPGEKFDFTIAAEHGYGMREKDNVAHIPIEAFLNSEGEMDNEMVRVGNYLPMVDSEGNKLNGMVQDISDKQITMDFNHPLAEKDLRFVGEVLEVRTATEEEITHGHVHGEGGVHHDEE is encoded by the coding sequence ATGGTAGTAGAAGATAAAAAAGTAGTTTCTGTTTCTTACGAATTATCAGTAAAAGAAGATGATGCTGAAACATTGATTGAGAAAACCGAGGAAAATAATCCTTTTGTATTCTTATTTGGTGCTGGAGGTTTACTTGAAGCTTTTGAAGGCAATTTAAAAGGACTGAAACCAGGTGAAAAATTCGACTTTACAATTGCTGCTGAGCATGGTTATGGCATGCGTGAAAAGGATAATGTAGCCCATATCCCTATTGAGGCTTTTTTAAATTCAGAAGGAGAAATGGACAATGAAATGGTAAGGGTTGGAAATTACCTTCCAATGGTGGACAGCGAAGGAAACAAATTAAATGGAATGGTACAGGATATCAGTGATAAACAAATTACAATGGATTTCAACCATCCCCTTGCCGAAAAAGACCTTCGTTTTGTTGGAGAAGTTCTTGAAGTAAGAACTGCAACGGAAGAGGAAATAACTCATGGGCACGTTCATGGAGAAGGTGGAGTTCACCATGACGAGGAATAA
- a CDS encoding flippase-like domain-containing protein, with translation MKNTVLNILKFTLPLLLGFLLIWYIYKDLSIEDKQHILESFKSADYSWIFLSMFLGIISHLSRAIRWGILLKPMGYTPRVLNSFFAIMVGYLANMAFPRLGEVSRCAVMTKYEKIPLEKAFGTVMAERVIDLVILLSLTVFTITSQINLLGGFLKDEILIPLTTKFAGNQTDKIIYLGITTLLVMGIIYFIKKRINKIYAKLKSLLSGFGEGFKTIFKIKNKGLFIFHSILIWVLYFFMLYVCFLTLPQTSSVSLGGVLSCFIFGSFGIIAVQGGIGAYPAILTKTLLLYSVAAPFGFALGWIAWTAQTVMILILGVVSIILLPVLNKNSLKNEERSDFKVENISA, from the coding sequence TTGAAAAACACGGTTTTAAACATCTTAAAATTCACTCTTCCGCTTCTTCTGGGCTTTTTACTCATATGGTATATTTACAAAGACCTCTCCATTGAAGATAAACAACATATTTTAGAATCCTTTAAAAGTGCTGATTACTCCTGGATATTTTTATCTATGTTTCTTGGTATTATCAGCCATTTGAGTCGTGCAATCAGATGGGGGATTTTGCTTAAACCAATGGGTTACACTCCTCGTGTTTTAAATAGTTTTTTTGCCATTATGGTTGGATACCTTGCAAACATGGCTTTTCCCCGACTTGGAGAAGTGTCAAGATGTGCAGTTATGACTAAATATGAAAAAATTCCTTTGGAAAAGGCTTTTGGAACTGTAATGGCGGAAAGAGTCATAGACCTTGTTATTCTTTTATCGCTCACTGTTTTTACAATTACAAGTCAAATAAATCTTTTAGGAGGATTTTTAAAAGACGAAATCCTAATCCCACTTACTACTAAATTTGCAGGAAACCAGACAGACAAAATAATATATCTTGGAATAACGACACTGCTTGTAATGGGTATTATTTATTTTATTAAAAAGCGGATAAATAAAATATATGCCAAATTAAAAAGCTTATTGTCTGGCTTTGGCGAAGGCTTTAAAACAATATTTAAAATTAAAAACAAAGGTCTTTTTATTTTTCATTCCATACTTATTTGGGTATTGTATTTCTTTATGCTGTATGTTTGCTTTTTGACTTTGCCTCAAACAAGTTCAGTAAGTCTTGGAGGAGTACTTTCTTGTTTTATTTTTGGTAGTTTTGGCATAATTGCAGTTCAGGGAGGCATAGGCGCTTATCCTGCAATATTAACTAAAACCCTTTTGCTTTATAGTGTGGCAGCCCCTTTTGGTTTTGCCTTGGGCTGGATAGCATGGACTGCTCAAACCGTAATGATTCTAATTCTTGGTGTTGTTTCGATTATTTTATTACCTGTTTTAAATAAAAATTCATTAAAAAATGAAGAAAGAAGCGATTTTAAGGTCGAAAATATTTCAGCGTGA
- the rfaE2 gene encoding D-glycero-beta-D-manno-heptose 1-phosphate adenylyltransferase, translated as MKKEAILRSKIFQREQLLKQINAWRFLNRTIVFTNGCFDILHKGHIDYLMKAADLGTKLVVGINTDDSVKRLQKGKNRPIQDEESRAMIMASLFFVDAVVLFDEDTPYELIKTLQPDVLVKGGDYTIETLVGSDIVKAHGGETIILDLLEGFSTSLIEKKILG; from the coding sequence ATGAAGAAAGAAGCGATTTTAAGGTCGAAAATATTTCAGCGTGAACAACTCTTAAAACAGATAAACGCCTGGAGATTTCTTAATAGGACAATAGTATTCACCAATGGATGCTTTGATATTCTTCATAAAGGTCACATTGATTATTTAATGAAAGCAGCGGATTTGGGCACTAAGCTTGTAGTTGGAATAAACACTGATGATTCGGTAAAAAGGCTGCAAAAGGGGAAAAACCGTCCTATTCAGGATGAAGAATCAAGAGCTATGATTATGGCCTCCTTGTTTTTTGTTGATGCAGTTGTTCTTTTTGATGAAGACACGCCTTATGAACTAATTAAAACCTTACAACCTGATGTTTTGGTAAAAGGCGGGGATTATACCATTGAAACGCTTGTTGGAAGTGATATTGTTAAAGCCCATGGAGGAGAAACAATAATTCTAGATCTTTTAGAAGGTTTTTCAACTTCATTAATTGAAAAGAAAATTCTGGGATAA
- a CDS encoding DUF4270 domain-containing protein yields the protein MGVQPPGERIDAAFSIGNPESSTLGPDSIRTDQTVYNLAGSSYDPVFGKAQASFYSQVRLLTSNVVFSSASVVDSIVLTLKYHTVYGNSSTPQTFRVYEITQALARTNSYYSNSAIGFSAMEIGSIQNFIPSALSSQINIKLNNDFGQSLLNADPSHFVNNESFLNFFKGFYVKPDVDAVPGNGSILSFDLLSADSKMTLYYKDTVQKTFDFVINENSVRVNNFNLDYTGSEVATALADPNENQKLVYVQSMGGVRTKIKLPDLTTVLEEGNLVINKAEFIIKAQDDNLNYPPPARLRIVAIDSLGRFLEIPDFFEGSDHYGGIYNATTKEYRFNIGRHLLYTLKGKPNYDLLLLPSGSAANANRVVLYGGAAEEDKRMRLQITYTKL from the coding sequence TTGGGAGTTCAGCCTCCTGGAGAGCGTATAGATGCTGCATTTTCAATTGGAAACCCGGAATCCTCCACTCTTGGTCCTGATTCTATCAGGACCGATCAAACAGTTTACAATCTTGCTGGCAGCAGTTATGATCCTGTTTTTGGAAAAGCACAGGCCTCTTTTTATTCTCAGGTAAGATTGCTTACCAGTAATGTTGTTTTTAGTTCTGCTTCAGTTGTGGATTCAATTGTTTTAACTTTGAAATACCATACGGTTTATGGAAATAGTTCTACCCCACAAACATTTAGGGTATACGAAATTACTCAAGCACTGGCAAGGACCAATTCATACTATTCAAATTCTGCCATTGGATTTTCCGCTATGGAAATTGGAAGTATTCAGAATTTTATCCCATCCGCACTTTCTTCCCAAATTAACATTAAGCTTAACAATGATTTTGGTCAAAGTCTGTTAAATGCCGATCCATCACATTTTGTTAATAATGAAAGTTTTTTGAATTTCTTCAAAGGTTTTTATGTTAAGCCTGATGTTGATGCAGTTCCTGGAAATGGTTCAATTTTATCTTTTGACTTGCTTTCTGCAGATTCAAAAATGACACTTTACTATAAAGATACTGTTCAAAAAACATTTGATTTTGTTATCAATGAGAATTCAGTAAGGGTCAATAATTTTAATTTAGATTATACCGGTAGTGAAGTAGCTACAGCACTTGCAGATCCTAATGAAAACCAAAAATTAGTTTATGTCCAATCAATGGGTGGGGTACGAACAAAAATCAAATTGCCTGATCTTACAACTGTTTTAGAAGAGGGTAACCTGGTTATTAATAAAGCTGAGTTTATTATTAAGGCCCAGGATGATAATTTAAATTATCCTCCCCCGGCAAGATTAAGAATTGTAGCTATCGACAGCCTTGGAAGGTTTTTGGAAATTCCTGATTTTTTTGAAGGAAGTGACCATTATGGTGGAATTTACAATGCCACTACAAAGGAGTATAGATTTAATATTGGCAGACATTTGTTGTATACATTAAAAGGCAAGCCAAATTATGATTTGCTTTTGCTTCCCTCAGGTTCTGCAGCAAATGCTAACCGTGTTGTTCTTTATGGAGGAGCAGCAGAGGAAGATAAGAGAATGAGATTGCAAATTACTTACACAAAACTATAA
- a CDS encoding methionine aminotransferase, which produces MPEYSGNISSKLPKVGASIFSVMSKLAQEHNAINLSQGFPDFDCSPELLSLANKYFNKGINQYAPMAGILPLREAIAKKTEDLYGTLYDPETEITVTSGATQAIYTAITATIKENDEVIIFGPAYDCYQPAVELNGGKPVYVKLNSLDFSINWEAVKKVINNRTRMIIINSPHNPTGNVLTEKDMLSLENIVKNTNIIILSDEVYEHIIFDGKKHLSVCKYPSLNERSFIISSFGKTYHTTGWKIGYCLAPEKLMSEFRKVHQYIVFSCNTPLQYAFTDYLANKEAYTGLGAFYQQKRDHFNSLIKDSRFSLIPSSGTYFQLLDYKKITDKKDTDFAITLIKEHGVASVPVSVFYGTPVDNKVLRFCFAKNNETLEKAAKILCTI; this is translated from the coding sequence ATGCCAGAATATTCCGGAAACATCTCTTCAAAATTGCCTAAAGTTGGCGCTAGTATCTTTTCAGTAATGTCAAAACTTGCACAGGAACACAATGCAATTAATCTTTCACAAGGTTTTCCAGATTTTGATTGTTCTCCTGAATTGCTTTCCCTGGCAAATAAATATTTTAATAAGGGAATAAACCAATATGCCCCCATGGCCGGCATACTACCCTTGCGAGAGGCAATTGCCAAAAAAACAGAAGATCTTTATGGAACCTTGTATGACCCGGAAACAGAAATTACTGTAACTTCGGGAGCAACACAAGCAATTTATACGGCCATCACCGCTACAATTAAGGAAAATGATGAGGTGATAATTTTTGGGCCGGCTTATGATTGTTATCAGCCTGCAGTTGAGTTAAATGGAGGAAAACCTGTTTATGTTAAATTAAACTCCCTTGATTTCAGTATTAATTGGGAGGCAGTTAAAAAAGTGATCAATAACCGCACAAGGATGATCATTATTAATTCACCACACAACCCAACAGGAAATGTTCTTACTGAAAAGGATATGCTATCCTTAGAAAATATAGTAAAGAATACAAATATTATCATTTTAAGTGATGAAGTTTATGAGCACATTATTTTCGATGGAAAAAAACATTTAAGTGTTTGCAAATACCCTTCCTTAAATGAAAGGAGTTTTATAATATCCTCATTTGGTAAAACCTACCATACCACAGGATGGAAAATTGGTTATTGCCTTGCCCCTGAAAAGCTTATGAGCGAATTCAGAAAAGTACATCAATATATTGTTTTTAGCTGCAATACACCCCTTCAATATGCCTTTACTGATTACCTTGCAAATAAAGAAGCATATACAGGATTGGGGGCTTTTTATCAGCAAAAGAGAGATCATTTCAATTCCTTAATAAAAGATTCCCGCTTTTCATTAATCCCCTCATCGGGCACCTATTTCCAGCTCCTTGATTATAAAAAAATAACCGATAAAAAAGATACTGATTTTGCAATTACATTAATAAAGGAACATGGAGTTGCTTCTGTTCCCGTTTCAGTTTTTTACGGAACCCCGGTTGATAATAAAGTGTTGAGATTTTGTTTTGCCAAAAACAATGAAACATTGGAAAAAGCAGCAAAAATATTATGTACAATATAA
- a CDS encoding glycogen/starch synthase: MKKPKVLFISQEITPYLEETPLSLLTRKLPQGIQERGKEIRVFMPKYGCINERRNQLHEVIRLSGMNLIIDESDHPLIIKVASIQSARMQVYFIDNEEYFNRKTMLHDKKEVFCPDNDERAIFFCRGVLETVKKLGWAPDIVHCHGWLTSLVPLYLRKAFKEDPIFANSKIVYSVYDNEFDGCLSMDYAKKLKIEGISDQDVHMLKTPNFVNINKSAIAMADAVIIGSEKINTDIEEFIKETNKPMLAFHPAETYIDAYSTFYDEVLEMEPALAEE; this comes from the coding sequence ATGAAAAAACCTAAAGTTCTTTTTATCTCACAAGAAATCACTCCTTACTTAGAAGAAACACCACTCTCATTACTCACTCGAAAATTACCACAAGGAATCCAGGAAAGAGGTAAAGAAATCAGGGTTTTTATGCCAAAATATGGCTGTATCAATGAAAGAAGAAATCAGCTTCATGAAGTAATCAGACTTTCGGGAATGAATCTTATTATCGATGAATCAGACCATCCCTTAATAATAAAAGTTGCTTCAATACAATCTGCCAGAATGCAGGTTTATTTTATTGACAATGAAGAATACTTCAACCGCAAAACGATGTTACACGATAAAAAAGAAGTTTTTTGTCCGGATAATGACGAGCGTGCAATTTTCTTTTGCAGGGGAGTTTTGGAAACCGTTAAGAAATTAGGATGGGCTCCTGATATCGTGCATTGTCACGGATGGTTAACATCACTTGTACCACTTTACCTTAGAAAAGCTTTCAAAGAGGATCCAATATTTGCCAATTCTAAAATTGTTTATTCTGTTTATGACAATGAATTTGATGGCTGCCTGAGTATGGATTATGCCAAAAAGTTGAAAATTGAGGGAATTAGCGATCAGGATGTTCATATGCTAAAAACCCCTAACTTTGTAAATATTAATAAATCAGCCATTGCAATGGCTGATGCTGTTATTATTGGTTCTGAAAAAATCAATACCGACATTGAGGAATTTATTAAAGAAACCAACAAACCAATGCTGGCTTTTCACCCAGCTGAAACTTATATTGATGCTTACTCAACATTTTATGATGAAGTTTTGGAAATGGAGCCTGCGCTTGCAGAAGAGTAA
- the radA gene encoding DNA repair protein RadA: MKVKTTFFCQNCGVSSPKWQGKCPSCNEWNTYVEEVVVKKEPGQINVLGNKRVAKPILVSDVKISKEHRIPVYDKELSRVLGGGIVPGSLILFGGEPGIGKSTLMLQLALNMKDQKVLYVSGEESEQQIRMRAERIGIKNEKCYILTETSIQHIFKQIETLEPDIIIIDSIQTIHTAVIESSPGSVSQIRESTSELLRFAKETNTPVFLIGHITKDGQLAGPKVLEHMVDTVLQFEGDRHHIYRLLRTVKNRFGSTNELGIYEMQGTGLQEVNNPSEILITNREEPVSGVTIAATIEGMRPMLIETQALVSSAAYGTPQRSSTGFDLRRLSMLLAVLEKRCGFRLGAKDVFINIAGGLRVEDPGMDLALVCAVLSSNEDIPISPRYCFSGEVGLSGEIRPVNRVDQRISEAEKLGLERIFISKYNKKGIDKKHQIEITYVGKIEEVFTHLFG; the protein is encoded by the coding sequence ATGAAAGTAAAAACAACCTTTTTTTGTCAGAATTGTGGAGTTTCCTCTCCCAAATGGCAGGGAAAATGTCCTTCATGCAATGAATGGAATACTTATGTGGAGGAAGTTGTAGTTAAAAAAGAACCGGGACAAATAAATGTGCTTGGGAATAAAAGAGTAGCCAAACCTATTCTTGTATCGGATGTTAAAATTTCTAAAGAACATCGTATTCCAGTATATGATAAGGAATTAAGCAGGGTGCTGGGAGGAGGAATTGTTCCAGGATCACTTATATTGTTTGGTGGAGAGCCAGGAATTGGTAAATCAACCCTTATGCTGCAACTCGCACTTAACATGAAAGACCAAAAGGTTCTGTATGTATCGGGTGAGGAAAGTGAGCAACAAATCAGGATGAGGGCGGAAAGAATAGGAATTAAAAATGAGAAATGTTATATACTTACTGAAACTTCCATTCAGCATATTTTTAAACAAATTGAAACTCTTGAACCCGATATAATCATCATTGATTCTATACAAACTATCCATACCGCAGTTATTGAATCTTCTCCCGGAAGTGTATCTCAAATAAGGGAATCGACTTCCGAACTTCTCCGGTTTGCAAAGGAAACCAATACACCTGTTTTTTTAATCGGCCATATAACAAAAGATGGACAACTGGCAGGCCCAAAGGTATTAGAGCATATGGTTGATACTGTTTTGCAATTTGAAGGTGATCGGCATCACATCTACCGTTTATTGCGAACTGTAAAAAATCGCTTTGGCTCCACCAATGAATTAGGAATTTATGAAATGCAAGGTACCGGTCTACAGGAAGTTAATAATCCTTCTGAAATACTTATAACGAATAGGGAAGAACCCGTAAGTGGAGTAACTATTGCCGCAACAATTGAAGGAATGCGACCAATGTTAATTGAAACCCAGGCTCTTGTGAGTTCTGCCGCTTATGGAACACCTCAGCGTTCCTCTACCGGTTTTGACCTTAGAAGGCTAAGTATGCTTCTTGCTGTTTTGGAAAAAAGATGTGGCTTTAGATTAGGAGCAAAGGATGTATTTATAAATATTGCGGGAGGATTAAGGGTTGAAGACCCAGGAATGGATCTAGCACTGGTTTGTGCAGTGCTTTCTTCCAATGAAGATATTCCAATTTCCCCGCGTTATTGTTTTTCAGGCGAAGTAGGCTTATCAGGTGAAATTAGGCCGGTAAACAGGGTTGATCAAAGAATATCAGAGGCTGAAAAACTGGGGCTGGAAAGAATTTTTATTTCAAAATACAATAAAAAAGGGATTGACAAAAAACATCAGATCGAAATTACTTATGTAGGTAAAATCGAAGAAGTTTTTACTCATTTGTTCGGCTAA